In one window of Leguminivora glycinivorella isolate SPB_JAAS2020 chromosome 10, LegGlyc_1.1, whole genome shotgun sequence DNA:
- the LOC125230204 gene encoding transmembrane protein 19, protein MNTNNTKSRIKNDHIVTVLVCAIAIPLSMSLWIINLIYTKYIAKNAGFDEPVVISPARWLAACFIPIMIAFYGYRKKSLNLSGALLGFFVGFVLTLSNFCFLATLFTFFISSSKATKFRPHLKRKIEEDFKEGGQRNWIQVLCNGGMATQLGILYLMDVGASEKPIDFLNYYRASWLSMGILGVFSCCNGDTWASELGTVLSKSEPFLITSLKRVPPGTNGGVTIIGTLCSIIGGTVIGISQCLAILYFSDKAAWDNAPPQWPIILFGALAGFLGSLIDSLMGATLQYSGLDKEGKIVSHSSKTVKHISGRNILDNHSVNLITTVIMGLLMPTISKTFWPII, encoded by the exons ATGAATACGAATAATACTAAATCTCGTATTAAAAATGATCACATCGTGACTGTACTGGTTTGTGCCATAGCGATACCTCTGTCGATGTCTTTATggataattaatttaatatatacTAAATATATTGCTAAGAACGCAGGATTTGATG AGCCTGTGGTCATATCTCCTGCTCGCTGGCTAGCGGCATGTTTCATCCCTATTATGATAGCCTTCTACGGCTACAGAAAAAAAAGTCTCAACCTCAGCGGAGCTTTATTAGGATTCTTcgtaggatttgtgttaacacTCAGCAATTTTTGCTTCCTAGCAACATTGTTTACATTCTTTATATCTTCATCTAAAGCAACGAAATTTAGGCCACACTTAAAAAGGAAAATTGAAGAGGATTTCAAAGAAG GTGGCCAAAGAAACTGGATCCAAGTTTTGTGCAATGGTGGCATGGCGACACAGCTTGGGATACTTTACCTGATGGATGTTGGGGCTTCTGAGAAACCTATAGATTTCCTAAACTATTATAGAGCATCTTGGCTGTCTATGGGAATCCTTG GTGTATTTTCCTGCTGCAACGGCGACACATGGGCCTCCGAACTAGGCACCGTCTTATCCAAATCCGAGCCCTTCCTAATAACTTCCCTAAAACGGGTTCCACCCGGCACCAACGGCGGCGTTACTATCATTGGCACCTTATGTAGTATTATTGGTGGAACCGTCATTGGAATATCGCAGTGTTTGGCAATTTTATATTTCTCGGACAAGGCAGCGTGGGATAACGCGCCGCCTCAATGGCCTATCATTTTATTTGGAGCCCTAGCGGGATTTCTGGGCAGCTTAATTGATTCCCTTATGGGGGCAACTTTGCAGTACTCGG GGTTAGACAAAGAAGGCAAGATTGTATCACACTCTTCCAAAACAGTGAAGCATATCAGCGGTAGAAATATTCTGGACAACCACAGTGTTAACCTTATAACTACCGTGATCATGGGACTACTTATGCCTACTATAAGTAAAACTTTTTGGCCAATCATATGA
- the LOC125230577 gene encoding putative inorganic phosphate cotransporter yields the protein MSLDIEESPIINSDIDENVTSSSRNLIVEDREETTGWIKSRTVLGIMGFLGFANVYAMRVNLSVAIVAMINATAPVPSTNDSTLDVCPTGIPDNSTVPVKTGDFNWTAEQQSIILGSFFYGYVLTQVPGGRIAELFGGKLVYGIGVLLTAIFTILSPIAAYTDFKFFIAVRALEGLGEGVTYPAMHAMLARWIPPLERSKFAAYVYAGSNFGTVISLPISGWLCTLNWGGGWPLCFYLFGGLGVIWFIGWLFLVYDSPQCHPRICPKEIEYITQSIGPQEDKRGMAIPWMKFLTCVPLWAILIAQCGQSWLFYTQLTELPSYMNNILHFDIVSNARLSAIPYFTAWIAGIIISIFADWLLAKGFISRLNSMKLWNTVAAFIPAFGLLGIAWAGCDRTAVMLLLSITSAFGGAVYAGNQMNHIDLSPQFAGTMYGITNAASNLCGFLAPYAIGRIISSDQQTLGQWREVFYLAAAIDLGANLFYLFFASTEEQDWSLPESDDMTASAPVESIMYPES from the exons ATGTCTTTGGATATAGAAGAAAGTCCTATAATTAACTCGGACATTGACGAAAATGTGACCAGCAGCAGCAGAAACCTGATTGTGGAAGATCGAG AAGAAACAACAGGATGGATCAAAAGCCGCACAGTTCTCGGCATCATGGGCTTCCTggggttcgccaatgtgtatgCCATGCGAGTCAACCTCTCGGTGGCTATAGTGGCTATGATCAACGCCACAGCCCCAGTTCCATCAACAAACGACTCCACGTTAGATGTCTGCCCGACTGGAATACCCGATAATAGTACAGTACCAGTG AAAACTGGTGATTTTAATTGGACTGCTGAACAGCAGAGTATAATTCTAGGCTCGTTTTTCTATGGATATGTGCTGACACAG GTCCCCGGAGGTCGAATAGCCGAGCTATTCGGCGGTAAACTAGTATACGGCATAGGCGTCCTACTAACCGCCATATTCACCATCCTTAGCCCAATTGCAGCATACACAGACTTTAAGTTCTTTATAGCCGTGAGGGCTTTAGAGGGATTGGGCGAAGGCGTGACATATCCAGCCATGCACGCTATGCTCGCTCGGTGGATACCCCCGTTGGAAAGGTCGAAGTTTGCAGCCTATGTATACGCAG GATCAAACTTTGGTACAGTGATCTCACTGCCCATATCCGGATGGCTTTGCACCCTGAACTGGGGAGGCGGTTGGCCGCTCTGCTTCTATCTGTTCGGAGGGCTGGGAGTGATCTGGTTCATCGGGTGGCTGTTTCTGGTGTATGACTCCCCGCAGTGCCATCCTAGGATATGTCCGAAGGAGATTGAGTATATTACTCAGAGTATTGGACCGCAG GAAGACAAACGTGGCATGGCCATACCGTGGATGAAGTTCCTGACGTGTGTTCCTCTGTGGGCCATCCTGATCGCCCAGTGCGGGCAGTCCTGGCTGTTTTACACGCAGTTGACCGAGCTGCCGAGTTATATGAACAATATACTGCACTTTGACATAGTTTCA AATGCGAGACTATCAGCGATCCCATACTTCACGGCCTGGATTGCCGGTATCATTATCAGCATCTTCGCCGACTGGCTGTTGGCGAAGGGATTCATCTCGCGGCTCAACAGTATGAAACTGTGGAACACAGTCG CGGCGTTCATCCCTGCGTTCGGGCTGTTGGGCATCGCGTGGGCGGGCTGCGACCGCACCGCTGTCATGCTGTTACTGAGCATCACCTCTGCCTTTGGAGGCGCAGTTTACGCCG GTAACCAGATGAACCACATTGACCTGTCGCCTCAGTTCGCGGGCACGATGTATGGCATCACCAATGCTGCGAGTAACCTGTGTGGTTTCCTAGCGCCTTATGCCATCGGCCGCATCATTAGTAGTGACCAG caaACGCTGGGCCAGTGGCGAGAAGTGTTCTACTTGGCTGCGGCCATTGACCTCGGAGCCAATCTTTTCTACTTGTTCTTCGCTAGCACTGAGGAACAG GACTGGTCGCTGCCAGAAAGCGACGACATGACCGCCTCGGCGCCGGTCGAGAGCATCATGTACCCCGAGTCCTAG